In the genome of Chlamydia buteonis, the window AAGAAGAGGGGAAGAGAATCGAAAGAATGGGATCTGTATTCTTTTCTTGGGGCATAGGCAATCCGTGTTCCCTGAGAACATTTCTAATCTCTAGATAATTTTTCCTCCAGACTGCGTTTTGATAATAGACTACCTTAAGACAGTAGGCGATAGTTGCTGAACCTATAACTATTGCTGATACACCTAAAGAGATACTTAGTGCCGAAGTAAGTCCTAAAGGAAGAATCAATACACAAATGCCAACTATAAGAAGAATGGTTCCTAGGGCAAGGGCCGCAATAACTGCTAAAAAAGTTTGCCGCTCATTTTTAATGAAATTAAGGTTATTTGCTAATATGGAAATAGTTTTAACTTCATTATTTGAATTTTTAAATTGAATTTCAGGAGCAACAATCATAAGTTTAAGAAAAAACACTAAAAATAATCATGTTAACACCTCATTATAAATGATGTAAATCTAATTTTATTTACAAAAAAAAATGAAGATTAGTTTGAGTATTCTAATAAACACAACAAACTAATATGCTATTCTTTTTTTTAAACGATAGCTAAAGCTGTTTTCAGATGGTTGCCTATGTTTGGATTTAGTTAGAAGAGAAGCTATACAATTGGCTCTTGTGATGAGAAACAATGATATCCACAGCTTCCTCTGATGAATCTACCAGGTATAAATGTCCCGGACATGTATGCGTATAATGTAAGTTTTTCATCCACTCTACTAAAGGCCCCCAAAACTGCATGCCTACAAGAACAACAGGATGAGGAACCTCTAGGTATCTGAAGTTGTCTAGGGCAAAAAAACATTCACTTACGGTACCTAGTCCTCCGGGAAACACTACACATCCAGAAGCTTTGCCAACCATTCCTTCTAAACGATGAGAGATATGGGAAACCTGTAAATAATTTTCTTTGGGTATATGATCATTCAATTCCTCGCCCTTTAAGATAAATCCTAAAGATGACCCCTCAGCTAGTACAGCACCAGCATTAGCAGCTTCCATAATCCCCGGACCTGCTCCAGTAACCACAGCGTAACCATTCTTAACTAATAGATATCCTATATTCTGAGCTTTTTTATAATTTTCATCTGTAGGACAGAGTCCGCCAGCCACAACGATCCAGGGACAATGAGCTTGATGAAATTGTGTAGCGGAAATGATCTGCTCACAATCGTGGATATCCAGAGCCTCCCAATTTTGAGAAAAACCAACGTTGGGGGAAATACACATTAATAATGTGAAATAAAAATAAAGAAATCGCATTCTATAAAACTAATTTTATCAAAAAAATGCATTATTATATATAATCCCGGATATTTAATTAGCAAATACTATCAAGATATAGTAGGGGGGGGGAATTAGTTTATAAACTTTACTCTATTTTAGTTATACGCTAGCGTGTACCTCTAACCCTATTTTAGGACATGTATTTGTTATCTACAGACTAGAGCAGTTAAAAATGTTTTCTTTTCAGATAAAATATTTCAAACAATTATTAAATATAAAATACGCTGTATTTTCTGCCTTATTTCTTTCTGCGACTACGGTATTCGCTCTAACATTCCCTGAGATAGCGTTAGGATTCAGTGAGAAAGGATTTTCAACTGTACTCCTAGGTGGATGTGCTTTTCTATGTGCTAGAACTGTAGGCATACTGGTAAACCAGATAATTGATCGTGATATAGATAAGAAAAATCCTAGAACAACTTATAGAGTGTTACCCGCAAAAAAATTATCGATAAATTTTGTTTTATTAATCACGGTACTTGCCTCCTTATTTTTTCTAGTTCCCTGTATATTTTTAAGTAAAGAATGCTCCTGGCTAGCCTTATTAGCTATTCTACTTATGATTATTTATGCCTATGCAAAACGTGTCACCTACTTGTGTCATTGGATCTTAGGTCTTATTTATTACCTTGCGATTCTTATGAATTTCTATGCTTTATCTTCAAGACCTCTCTCTTTAAAAATGTTTATCATAACCTCCCTATGGGGAATAACGGCTGCTATGATCATTGCTGCTAATGACATTATCTATGCTATTCAAGATTTAGAGTTTGATAGGAAAGAAAAGCTCCATAGCATTCCTGCATGTTTTGGGAAAGCACAGGCTATTCGTGTTGCTTCAGTATGTTTACTACTAAGTTTGCTATCTTATGTAGCCATGGCCGTGCTTGCATCTTTTAATAAATTAGGGCTTGTATTGTCTCTATTACCTGTATTAGTTATTGGGAAAACCATCAAAAATTATTACTCATTGGACAAGAATCATGTTAATCTCGAGAGATGCTTTTTTAAGGGAAACATCTACCTTGCTTTATCCTTTTTTATCGTCATGGTAAGTTTATTAATTTCATAATAGATGGATACGAATGAAACGTTATATCGTAGGCATTTCAGGAGCTTCAGGAATAGTATTAGCCGTCAAGCTCATACAAGAACTATCTAAAATGCAACATGATGTTGAGGTAATTCTTTCTGCAGCAGCAATGAAAACGCTCTATTATGAATTAGATACCTCTTCTTTGCTGTCTTTAATTCCTAAAGAAAGTCATCGGTATATTCACCAACATAATATCAAGTCTATAGAAAGCAAATTGGCCTCTGGGTCCTATCATGTCGATGGGACTATTATCGTTCCATGTAGTATGGCTACAGTAGCAGCTATTTCAATAGGCTTAGGTGATAACCTTTTAAGAAGAGTTGCTGATGTAGCTTTAAAGGAGCGAAGGAAGTTGATCTTAGTTCCTAGAGAAAGTCCGTTGCATTCCATCCATTTAGAAAACTTATTAAAATTGTCGCAAAATGGAGCAATAATCTTGCCACCGATGCCTATGTGGTACTTCAAACCACAAACTATTGAAGATATTAATAACGATATCGTCGGAAAAATTCTCTCTTTACTAGATATAGAGAGCAAGTTAGAAAAGATTTGGATCAACCCAGCCTAATTGGTACGTTTACCATTTATTACTTCATGAAGATTTTCAATAGCAATAAAAGCATAAGGGTCTTCTCTGTGAACGATTTCTTTAAGTTGTGAAAGCTGTAAACGCTCTACAACAATATAAAGAATGTTTCTAGGCTCTCCAGAATAGCCACCCTCGGCTTGAATATAGGTAAGACCAACTCCCAAGTTTTCCATAAGGATTTGACCCAGTTTTCTTGGAGACGAGGTGATAATGGTAACAGATTTTGTATCTTCAAGACCCAGAATTACCATATCCATAACTTTCGTTGCAATGCCGTAAGTTAAGAAGGATACGAATGCCGTATGCCAATTCTGATAGACAATACCTGCCAAAGCAAAGATAAAAAAGTTAGCAAAAAGAATAACCTGGCCAACAGTATATCCTCTTTTTTTATTTATAATGATACCCATAATCTCGGTACCATCCGTAGATCCTCCATGACGGATGATCAAACCGCAACCTACCCCTATAATAGCTCCACCAAAAACTACTGTTTCCATCTCAGACCCTTTAAAAACGATAGGGCTAAATCCAAACCATAAAGGTAAGGAATCAATCAGCCATAGGGCACATGAAAAAATGATCACAGCAGTCATCATTTGAATTACAAAATACTTACCAATCTGTTTAAAGGCTAAAATGACAAAAGGTAGATTGAATAGTATTAAGCAAAACGGCAAATATTTATGACCAAAAAAATGCGAGGCAATAAGGGATAAACCTACGATACCACCATCAATAAGTTCATTTGGAACTAAAACCATTTGAACTCCACAGGCAGCTAAAAACCCTCCAAGAATAAACCAGCTTAGGGTCTTGGAAAAGTACAGAGGAAAGCTAAACTTCGTTAAACGAGTTCCGTGGGGCATTTTCAACCTCTGATTGTATGTTCGCGAGAGACGGGGCTTGAACCCGCAACTTCCGCCTTGACAGGGCGGTGCTCTAACCAATTGAACTACTCCCGCAAATGGACACGACAGGATTTGAACCTATGACCCCCTGTGTGTAAGACAGGTGCTCTAACCGCTGAGCTACGCATCCAAACAAGATTAGGTCATAAGTTAGCAGAAGAAATAGTTTAATCACAACCATTTTTACTCTGACAATTAAGAAAGCTTGTTGTTGCAAGTAAAAGTTCGATAAAGACACACCTTAAGATGTTTCCAATAGCATTTCTAATTTTGAGAAAATGCGAAGATACAAAGACAATGGTCTGTGTTTCTTTAGAGAAAATATTTATAAATTTAAAAAAGGAGTTAGAAGAACTAAATCTTATTCCTAAAAAAATTCTCTTGTTTTTAGAGTAAACTAGAACTGCATCGTAGCAGATTCAAAAATCTATGGAATAGATCGGTAGAGATAGTTTTCTACCGATTTTCTAATAAGGAATACTTAAGAAAGACTCGATCAGTTTAATCAAAGAGTGTAGCTCCTGATTCAGAGCTCATAAAATTATCAAAGGCTTCTTGTAACTGTAGAAACTCAGTTTCGCTAGTCAAAGCTAGAGGAGAATTTCTTACGAGTAAAGGAACCACGGTTATGTAATTTTCCAAAAGAGTTCGACACTCGTCGGAAATATCTTCATCCATTACTATTTGACAATCACTTAAAGAAAAGAACTTACGTTTCCCATCATCAATTAAAAGCTTGGGAATACCACAGGCATAT includes:
- a CDS encoding LOG family protein, coding for MCISPNVGFSQNWEALDIHDCEQIISATQFHQAHCPWIVVAGGLCPTDENYKKAQNIGYLLVKNGYAVVTGAGPGIMEAANAGAVLAEGSSLGFILKGEELNDHIPKENYLQVSHISHRLEGMVGKASGCVVFPGGLGTVSECFFALDNFRYLEVPHPVVLVGMQFWGPLVEWMKNLHYTHTCPGHLYLVDSSEEAVDIIVSHHKSQLYSFSSN
- a CDS encoding UbiA-like polyprenyltransferase — its product is MFSFQIKYFKQLLNIKYAVFSALFLSATTVFALTFPEIALGFSEKGFSTVLLGGCAFLCARTVGILVNQIIDRDIDKKNPRTTYRVLPAKKLSINFVLLITVLASLFFLVPCIFLSKECSWLALLAILLMIIYAYAKRVTYLCHWILGLIYYLAILMNFYALSSRPLSLKMFIITSLWGITAAMIIAANDIIYAIQDLEFDRKEKLHSIPACFGKAQAIRVASVCLLLSLLSYVAMAVLASFNKLGLVLSLLPVLVIGKTIKNYYSLDKNHVNLERCFFKGNIYLALSFFIVMVSLLIS
- a CDS encoding flavin prenyltransferase UbiX, translated to MKRYIVGISGASGIVLAVKLIQELSKMQHDVEVILSAAAMKTLYYELDTSSLLSLIPKESHRYIHQHNIKSIESKLASGSYHVDGTIIVPCSMATVAAISIGLGDNLLRRVADVALKERRKLILVPRESPLHSIHLENLLKLSQNGAIILPPMPMWYFKPQTIEDINNDIVGKILSLLDIESKLEKIWINPA
- a CDS encoding YitT family protein, which gives rise to MPHGTRLTKFSFPLYFSKTLSWFILGGFLAACGVQMVLVPNELIDGGIVGLSLIASHFFGHKYLPFCLILFNLPFVILAFKQIGKYFVIQMMTAVIIFSCALWLIDSLPLWFGFSPIVFKGSEMETVVFGGAIIGVGCGLIIRHGGSTDGTEIMGIIINKKRGYTVGQVILFANFFIFALAGIVYQNWHTAFVSFLTYGIATKVMDMVILGLEDTKSVTIITSSPRKLGQILMENLGVGLTYIQAEGGYSGEPRNILYIVVERLQLSQLKEIVHREDPYAFIAIENLHEVINGKRTN